A stretch of candidate division KSB1 bacterium DNA encodes these proteins:
- a CDS encoding 2-oxoacid:acceptor oxidoreductase family protein gives MAKTEIRVSGFGGQGVILLGYLIGKAAALHAGKNATLNQSFGPEARGSACSAQVIVDDEKILYPYLTKPDILICMSQEAYTKFEPELKDDGLLLIDEDLVKEPKQRGKIKMYKIPATRLAEELGRKIVLNIVMLGFFTAVSQLLDPEAVRKTVEESVPKGTEELNLKAFDKGYEYGIKQVEGNK, from the coding sequence ATGGCAAAAACCGAAATTCGAGTCTCTGGCTTCGGTGGTCAGGGGGTGATTCTGTTGGGGTATTTGATCGGCAAGGCAGCGGCGCTTCATGCAGGGAAAAACGCCACGCTCAATCAAAGTTTTGGCCCTGAAGCCCGGGGCAGCGCCTGCAGCGCACAAGTCATTGTCGATGATGAGAAGATTCTTTACCCATATCTAACCAAGCCAGATATTCTGATCTGCATGTCTCAAGAGGCCTATACCAAATTTGAACCAGAATTGAAAGACGATGGATTGCTGTTAATCGATGAAGACTTGGTCAAAGAGCCAAAGCAACGTGGCAAAATCAAGATGTATAAAATTCCTGCCACCAGGTTGGCCGAAGAACTGGGACGAAAAATTGTGCTGAACATCGTAATGCTAGGGTTCTTTACTGCAGTTTCCCAGTTGCTCGATCCAGAAGCGGTTCGAAAAACGGTGGAGGAATCCGTTCCCAAGGGCACTGAGGAATTAAACTTGAAAGCCTTTGATAAGGGCTATGAGTATGGCATAAAGCAGGTTGAAGGGAACAAATAA
- a CDS encoding FAD-dependent oxidoreductase has product MRKGVLVIGGGIAGMQASLDLANSQFQVYLVEREPSIGGKMAQLDKTFPSMDCAI; this is encoded by the coding sequence GTGCGAAAAGGTGTCCTGGTCATCGGTGGCGGGATCGCTGGGATGCAGGCGTCACTGGACCTGGCGAACTCGCAATTTCAAGTTTATTTAGTCGAACGGGAGCCTAGCATTGGCGGGAAGATGGCGCAATTGGATAAGACCTTTCCGTCCATGGACTGTGCCATCTGA
- a CDS encoding FAD-dependent oxidoreductase, with protein MMDVGRHPNIKLFTNSEVIEVKGQAGDFRVKVLQKARYVDPSKCTACGECAKVCPIVVPNEFEVGLGARHAIYRPFPQAVPNAYIRNADDCLGTFPLACARCAEVCERDAIDYDEQDKIIEIPVGSIIVATGVEYYDPREASEFGYTRFENVVTSMELERILSSSGPTRGELIKFTDRQRPKEIAFIQCVGSRNMKADIPYCSRICCMNAMKDALLIHEHFPEAEMKIFHIDIRAFGKGFEEFYARALNVDKIKFINAKPSKIVEDPVSGKTVITYENIQTGKIERELVDLVVLSSALIPSTKSGKLAEILGIQVDKDGFIKQLDPCSDPLDTTREGIYVAGCAISPKDITDSIADASGAAIRAARHVMDCRIERVEEEIPQIDVSGEPRIGVFVCHCGINIAGVVNVQQVANYARQLANVVYCDETMFACAASTQDEIQKKIIEHRLNRIVVAACTPKTHEPIFRETISKVGLNPYLFEMVNIRDQCSWVHQSEPEAATRKAMDLVRMAAARARLLEPLETRELGIQHDVLVVGGGVAGIQTTIDLASRGFKVYLVEKEKQLGGRVKDLSTIYPSYKPGTELLEKKIKLLANPNIEVITDTEIKGVNGFVGNFEVTLQQKDKKGDGKKTIPVGAIVIATGADLYRPERGEYGYGSFTNVFSNEFFEQMIFRGDYLEIDGKKPETVAYIQCVGSRGSSEHGNPGCSRYCCQAAIKQAIALKKMGINVVVMHRDIRVYSRGAEEMYREARGMGVLFIPFDLSSKPELIGKKKVNTVKVKHERTGVELEFPVDAVVLSLGMVPREPESSYISELLKIPRSSDRFFMERHPKLGPVETAMEGIFLAGCAQGPKDISDSVSQASAVAAKAAALLSGDTIRLEPIVSTSRESLCRACGKCVGVCEFHALELRETDDGRVVVFVNEALCKGCGTCASVCPTGAIDIRHFTDDQIEAQMEALFCQV; from the coding sequence ATGATGGATGTCGGTCGACATCCCAATATCAAATTATTTACCAATAGTGAAGTCATCGAAGTTAAGGGACAGGCAGGAGATTTTAGAGTCAAAGTCCTGCAAAAAGCCCGATATGTGGATCCATCCAAATGTACTGCTTGTGGTGAATGTGCCAAAGTCTGCCCCATTGTCGTCCCCAATGAATTTGAAGTAGGCCTCGGAGCCCGCCATGCCATCTATCGTCCTTTCCCGCAGGCTGTTCCCAATGCTTATATCCGAAATGCCGATGATTGTCTTGGCACCTTTCCTTTGGCTTGCGCCCGCTGCGCCGAAGTGTGCGAACGAGATGCCATCGATTATGATGAGCAAGATAAAATTATTGAAATTCCAGTGGGCTCAATTATCGTTGCCACTGGCGTTGAATATTACGACCCACGTGAGGCCAGTGAATTCGGATACACGCGATTCGAGAATGTGGTCACGAGCATGGAGCTGGAACGAATTCTTTCTTCCAGCGGACCGACCCGAGGCGAATTGATCAAATTCACTGATCGCCAGCGACCGAAAGAAATTGCCTTTATCCAGTGCGTCGGCTCTCGCAATATGAAGGCCGATATCCCATACTGCAGCCGCATCTGTTGCATGAATGCCATGAAGGATGCTCTCTTGATTCATGAGCATTTTCCCGAGGCAGAGATGAAGATTTTCCACATCGACATTCGTGCCTTCGGCAAAGGATTTGAGGAATTTTATGCGCGAGCGCTTAATGTCGACAAAATAAAATTCATCAATGCCAAGCCTTCGAAAATCGTTGAAGATCCCGTGAGCGGAAAAACGGTGATCACCTATGAAAATATTCAAACAGGCAAGATCGAGCGGGAATTGGTCGATTTGGTGGTGCTATCTTCGGCGCTAATTCCTTCCACCAAAAGTGGAAAATTGGCAGAAATTCTGGGCATTCAGGTCGATAAAGATGGATTTATCAAACAGCTTGATCCCTGTTCTGACCCATTGGATACAACTCGCGAAGGGATCTATGTAGCAGGCTGCGCCATCAGTCCCAAAGATATCACCGATTCTATTGCCGATGCCTCGGGCGCAGCGATTCGAGCGGCTCGGCATGTCATGGATTGCAGGATCGAGCGAGTTGAAGAAGAGATTCCTCAGATCGATGTCAGCGGCGAGCCACGAATTGGGGTGTTCGTCTGTCATTGTGGAATTAATATTGCGGGCGTGGTGAATGTGCAGCAGGTTGCAAATTATGCTCGCCAGTTAGCCAACGTGGTCTATTGCGACGAGACCATGTTTGCCTGTGCTGCCAGCACCCAGGATGAGATTCAAAAGAAAATCATTGAACATCGATTAAATCGCATCGTCGTAGCCGCCTGTACTCCCAAGACTCATGAGCCGATCTTTCGAGAGACCATTTCCAAGGTGGGATTGAATCCCTACCTATTTGAGATGGTTAATATTCGGGATCAATGTTCCTGGGTGCATCAGAGTGAGCCAGAGGCAGCCACACGCAAAGCCATGGACCTAGTGCGCATGGCCGCAGCCCGAGCTCGTTTGCTGGAACCATTGGAGACCAGGGAGCTCGGTATCCAGCATGATGTGCTGGTCGTTGGAGGTGGTGTCGCAGGCATTCAAACTACTATTGATCTGGCCAGTCGGGGGTTTAAAGTTTATTTGGTCGAAAAAGAGAAGCAGCTCGGCGGCCGAGTGAAAGATCTATCCACAATTTATCCCAGCTATAAACCTGGAACAGAATTGCTGGAAAAGAAGATTAAATTATTAGCGAACCCAAATATCGAGGTGATTACCGACACCGAAATCAAAGGTGTCAACGGCTTTGTCGGCAATTTTGAAGTCACGCTGCAGCAGAAAGACAAGAAAGGCGATGGCAAAAAAACGATCCCAGTCGGAGCAATCGTCATTGCCACAGGCGCCGATCTCTATCGGCCCGAACGGGGTGAATATGGGTACGGGTCATTTACCAATGTGTTCAGCAACGAATTCTTCGAGCAGATGATCTTTCGAGGGGATTATCTCGAAATTGATGGGAAAAAGCCTGAGACCGTGGCCTATATTCAGTGTGTCGGCTCACGAGGTAGCAGCGAGCATGGCAATCCTGGCTGCTCCCGCTATTGCTGCCAGGCGGCGATCAAACAGGCCATTGCGCTGAAGAAGATGGGAATTAACGTCGTAGTGATGCATCGGGATATTCGGGTGTACAGCCGTGGCGCAGAGGAGATGTATCGGGAAGCCCGAGGCATGGGAGTGCTATTCATCCCGTTCGATCTGAGCAGCAAGCCCGAGCTGATTGGCAAGAAAAAAGTCAATACTGTCAAAGTCAAACACGAACGCACGGGGGTTGAATTGGAATTCCCTGTCGATGCGGTAGTGCTGTCGCTGGGCATGGTTCCCCGAGAGCCCGAGAGCAGCTATATTTCAGAATTGCTGAAAATTCCCAGAAGCTCGGATCGATTTTTCATGGAGCGCCATCCCAAGCTCGGACCAGTGGAGACAGCAATGGAGGGGATTTTCCTGGCAGGTTGCGCGCAGGGTCCGAAGGATATTTCGGATTCCGTGTCCCAGGCTTCGGCCGTGGCAGCCAAAGCAGCGGCACTGTTATCAGGCGATACCATCCGTCTGGAACCGATTGTTTCGACTTCACGAGAAAGCCTCTGCCGTGCCTGTGGTAAATGTGTGGGGGTTTGTGAATTCCATGCGCTGGAACTTAGAGAGACCGATGATGGGCGA